A single window of Agromyces aureus DNA harbors:
- a CDS encoding substrate-binding domain-containing protein, whose product MVAVARHDAILRELELRGSLAITQLSKRLDVSAMTLRRDLAELESRGLLVRVHGGAVSTAVAKQQERGSGSGGAMARRPVATIGMIAPTANYYFPQVIRGASDAARELNCRLVLGTTNYSEREELRQAERLIASGVDGLMITPHNGLVEGSPLHELLIEAPVPVVIVERGVDERIAGRIESVRSDHAYGAELAVRHLVEHGHRRIALAAREAATTSWLLDGYERTMARLGLAEHVRFRSLPTPAVGADSAIDALERFYDECVQHEVTAALMLGDVDSMAFADLVVERGLRIPEDFALVAYDDEFSAFAAVPLTAVAPPKHDLGYAALRLCFDRIRQHERTGHAVTRMSLLPTLVERESTRSA is encoded by the coding sequence ATGGTCGCCGTCGCACGTCATGACGCCATCCTGCGGGAGCTCGAGCTTCGAGGCTCGCTCGCCATCACGCAGCTCTCGAAACGGCTCGACGTCTCGGCGATGACCCTGCGCCGCGACCTCGCGGAGCTCGAGTCCCGCGGCCTCCTCGTGCGCGTGCACGGCGGCGCGGTCTCGACGGCGGTCGCGAAGCAGCAGGAGCGGGGCTCCGGTTCGGGCGGCGCGATGGCGCGGCGCCCGGTCGCGACGATCGGCATGATCGCGCCGACCGCGAACTACTACTTCCCGCAGGTCATCCGCGGGGCGAGCGACGCCGCGCGCGAGCTCAACTGCCGGCTCGTGCTCGGCACCACGAACTACTCCGAACGCGAGGAGCTGCGCCAGGCCGAGCGCCTCATCGCGAGCGGCGTCGACGGGCTGATGATCACGCCGCACAACGGGCTCGTCGAGGGATCCCCGCTGCACGAGCTGCTGATCGAGGCACCCGTGCCGGTCGTGATCGTCGAGCGGGGGGTCGACGAGCGCATCGCCGGCCGCATCGAGTCCGTGCGGAGCGACCACGCCTACGGGGCCGAGCTCGCGGTGCGGCACCTCGTCGAGCACGGGCATCGCCGCATCGCGTTGGCGGCGCGCGAGGCGGCGACCACGTCCTGGCTGCTCGACGGGTACGAACGCACCATGGCGCGACTCGGGCTGGCCGAGCACGTGCGCTTCCGCTCGCTGCCGACGCCGGCCGTCGGCGCGGATTCGGCCATCGATGCGCTCGAGCGGTTCTACGACGAGTGCGTGCAGCACGAGGTGACGGCGGCGCTGATGCTGGGCGACGTGGACTCCATGGCCTTCGCCGACCTCGTGGTCGAGCGCGGCCTGCGCATCCCCGAGGACTTCGCGCTCGTCGCCTACGACGACGAGTTCTCGGCCTTCGCCGCGGTGCCGCTGACCGCGGTCGCCCCGCCGAAGCACGACCTCGGGTACGCGGCCCTGCGCCTCTGCTTCGACCGCATCCGCCAGCACGAGCGCACCGGCCACGCCGTCACGCGGATGTCGCTCCTGCCGACGCTCGTCGAACGGGAGTCCACGCGGTCCGCGTGA
- a CDS encoding hydroxyacid dehydrogenase, whose protein sequence is MSAERLRVTFAMGDDVRERIFPAEQVARFEQVADVAGILTEFESDAAKRALLETDVLVTGWGAPFIDAGVLDLAPALRAVLHSAGTVKPYVSEDVLERGIRVSTAATANAAPVAEYTVAMIVLANKKVLPIAARYRMLREEFDVEQAFPGLGNFGKRVGIVGASKIGRRVIELLRGYDLDVVVYDPFLSASEALSLGVESVALDDLLATSDVVSIHAPSLPSTHDLVDARGIGLMRHGATLVNTARGEIIDQAALTARVTAGELFAILDVTSPWVLEHEHPLYGHDHALLTPHIAGSLGGELGRLADVVLDELRRFSQGLPLAHEVDAELLAITA, encoded by the coding sequence GTGAGCGCCGAGCGTCTGCGCGTGACCTTCGCGATGGGCGACGACGTGCGCGAACGCATCTTCCCGGCCGAGCAGGTCGCCCGGTTCGAGCAGGTCGCCGACGTCGCCGGCATCCTGACCGAGTTCGAATCGGATGCCGCGAAGCGGGCGCTGCTCGAGACCGACGTGCTCGTCACGGGCTGGGGTGCGCCGTTCATCGACGCGGGCGTGCTCGACCTCGCGCCGGCGCTCCGAGCGGTCCTGCACTCGGCCGGCACGGTGAAGCCGTACGTGTCGGAGGACGTGCTCGAACGCGGCATCCGCGTGAGCACGGCGGCGACTGCGAACGCGGCCCCCGTGGCCGAGTACACCGTCGCGATGATCGTGCTGGCCAACAAGAAGGTGCTGCCCATCGCGGCGCGGTACCGGATGCTGCGCGAGGAGTTCGACGTCGAGCAGGCGTTCCCCGGGCTGGGCAACTTCGGCAAGCGCGTCGGCATCGTCGGGGCGTCGAAGATCGGACGCCGGGTCATCGAGCTGCTGCGCGGCTACGACCTCGACGTCGTCGTCTACGACCCGTTCCTGTCGGCATCCGAAGCCCTGAGCCTCGGCGTGGAGTCCGTCGCGCTCGACGACCTGCTCGCCACCTCCGACGTCGTGTCGATCCACGCCCCGTCGCTGCCGTCGACGCACGATCTCGTCGACGCGCGCGGCATCGGGCTGATGCGGCACGGCGCGACCCTCGTGAACACGGCCCGCGGCGAGATCATCGACCAGGCGGCGCTGACCGCCCGGGTCACCGCGGGGGAGCTGTTCGCGATCCTCGACGTCACCTCGCCGTGGGTGCTCGAGCACGAGCATCCGCTCTACGGCCACGACCATGCCCTGCTCACGCCGCACATCGCGGGGTCCCTCGGCGGGGAACTCGGCCGCCTGGCCGACGTCGTGCTCGACGAGCTGCGACGGTTCTCGCAGGGGCTGCCGCTCGCCCACGAGGTCGATGCCGAACTGCTCGCCATCACGGCCTGA
- a CDS encoding ABC transporter substrate-binding protein, whose amino-acid sequence MNLRRTSLTAAAMLAAGVLFAGCSSAASAPSGDTGSGATPTGEITFWSSLSGMADVAAAFNASQDDITVNFEEIANGANGGYTKLAAAIESGTGPDVVGIEYYRLPGFVGSGQVAPLDDLVPSGTLDEYSDQVRGLVDFEGSTYGMPYDAPPLVMWYRQDVLDAAGVEVPKTWDEFEAAARAVHTANPEAYLTSFFTNEPQLAPLSWQAGSTWFGVDDDHWKVSIDDDASTKVADYWQKLIDEDLVKPQLGFSDEWTADLNSGVVNGWVGGSWSASGLMTRTEASGQDGKWIAAVPPSWDGEPSGALSGGTSFAVTENSKNSAAAAAFLTWLTTDPAAVEARGAVGTAYLAYPGLNETAEKVAPVDYYGNDIYAVFDEASASVVGGWSWGPNYDITNTALTDAVTTAPTLGDAIEQTQDETVDGLEQLGLEISE is encoded by the coding sequence ATGAACCTGCGTCGCACTTCCCTCACCGCCGCGGCGATGCTGGCCGCAGGCGTCCTCTTCGCGGGGTGCTCGTCCGCCGCCTCGGCGCCGTCCGGCGACACCGGCAGCGGAGCGACCCCCACGGGCGAGATCACGTTCTGGTCCTCCCTCAGCGGCATGGCCGACGTCGCCGCAGCCTTCAACGCGAGCCAGGACGACATCACCGTGAACTTCGAGGAGATCGCGAACGGCGCGAACGGCGGCTACACGAAGCTCGCCGCCGCGATCGAGTCGGGCACCGGCCCCGACGTCGTCGGCATCGAGTACTACCGGCTCCCCGGCTTCGTCGGATCCGGTCAGGTCGCACCGCTCGACGACCTCGTGCCGAGCGGCACGCTCGACGAGTACAGCGACCAGGTGCGCGGCCTCGTCGACTTCGAGGGATCGACCTACGGCATGCCCTACGACGCCCCGCCGCTCGTCATGTGGTACCGCCAGGACGTGCTCGACGCCGCGGGCGTCGAGGTGCCCAAGACCTGGGACGAGTTCGAGGCGGCCGCCCGTGCGGTGCACACCGCGAACCCCGAGGCCTACCTCACGAGCTTCTTCACGAACGAGCCCCAGCTCGCCCCGCTCTCGTGGCAGGCGGGCTCGACCTGGTTCGGCGTCGACGACGACCACTGGAAGGTCTCGATCGACGACGACGCCTCGACGAAGGTGGCCGACTACTGGCAGAAGCTCATCGACGAGGACCTCGTGAAGCCGCAGCTCGGCTTCAGCGACGAGTGGACCGCCGATCTCAACAGCGGCGTCGTCAACGGCTGGGTCGGAGGCTCGTGGAGCGCGTCCGGCCTGATGACCCGCACCGAGGCGAGCGGTCAGGACGGCAAGTGGATCGCCGCGGTGCCGCCGTCGTGGGACGGCGAGCCGAGCGGCGCGCTGAGCGGCGGCACGAGCTTCGCGGTCACCGAGAACTCGAAGAACTCCGCCGCCGCAGCGGCCTTCCTCACCTGGCTCACGACCGATCCGGCCGCCGTCGAGGCGCGCGGCGCGGTCGGCACGGCCTACCTCGCCTACCCGGGCCTGAACGAGACCGCCGAGAAGGTCGCCCCGGTCGACTACTACGGCAACGACATCTACGCCGTCTTCGACGAGGCGTCCGCGTCGGTCGTCGGCGGATGGTCGTGGGGCCCGAACTACGACATCACCAACACGGCGCTCACCGACGCGGTGACCACGGCACCCACGCTCGGCGATGCGATCGAGCAGACGCAGGACGAGACCGTGGACGGGCTCGAGCAGCTCGGACTCGAGATCTCCGAATAG
- a CDS encoding carbohydrate ABC transporter permease, translating to MSVRLADRAPRTTRHPIAGTGGRTAAIFLTPFFVLFLVAMIAPVVYAIGMSLFAERRSGLGFGGTETEFVGFGNYVDVLSSETFVAGFGRLALYCLLYIPVLLGTALLFALLLDAAVAKAKRALQLLLFLPHAVPGVIAALIWAYLYTPGVSPFVSALESGGIQIDFLSVHMVLPSMVNIAVWEWAGYNMIILFTALQAVPREVLEAARVDGAGEIRTALWIKTPLIAPSLGIALLFTVIGSLQLFTEPTILSSATTAVTSTWVPNMWAYDAAFNRNNLPQAAAASIILALVAGVLSWVVTRFASKGRA from the coding sequence ATGAGCGTCAGACTCGCTGATCGGGCACCGCGCACCACGCGGCATCCGATCGCCGGCACCGGCGGCCGCACCGCCGCCATCTTCCTCACGCCGTTCTTCGTGCTCTTCCTGGTCGCGATGATCGCGCCGGTCGTCTACGCGATCGGCATGAGCCTCTTCGCCGAGCGGCGCAGCGGCCTCGGGTTCGGCGGCACCGAGACCGAGTTCGTCGGCTTCGGCAACTACGTCGACGTGCTCTCGAGCGAGACCTTCGTGGCCGGGTTCGGGCGGCTGGCGCTCTACTGCTTGCTCTACATCCCGGTGCTGCTCGGCACCGCGCTGCTGTTCGCCCTGTTGCTCGACGCCGCGGTCGCGAAGGCGAAGCGCGCGCTCCAGCTGCTGCTGTTCCTGCCGCACGCGGTGCCCGGCGTCATCGCGGCGCTCATCTGGGCGTACCTCTACACGCCGGGCGTCAGCCCGTTCGTCTCCGCGCTCGAGTCGGGCGGCATCCAGATCGACTTCCTGTCGGTGCACATGGTGCTCCCGTCGATGGTGAACATCGCCGTCTGGGAGTGGGCGGGCTACAACATGATCATCCTCTTCACCGCCCTGCAGGCCGTGCCGCGCGAGGTGCTCGAGGCCGCGAGGGTCGACGGCGCGGGGGAGATCCGCACCGCGCTCTGGATCAAGACGCCGCTGATCGCGCCCTCGCTCGGCATCGCCCTGCTGTTCACGGTGATCGGCTCGCTGCAGCTCTTCACCGAGCCGACGATCCTCTCGTCGGCGACGACCGCGGTCACGAGCACGTGGGTGCCGAACATGTGGGCCTACGACGCGGCGTTCAACCGCAACAACCTCCCGCAGGCGGCGGCCGCGTCGATCATCCTCGCCCTCGTGGCCGGGGTGCTCTCGTGGGTCGTCACCCGCTTCGCCTCGAAGGGACGTGCATGA
- a CDS encoding MarR family winged helix-turn-helix transcriptional regulator — MDAAATVDEVDPLALDRQLCFALAVASRLVIGTYKPILEPMGLTHPQYLVMLALWEHEPLALSEIAALVRLEPATLSPLVKRLEAAGLVTRERSPHDERQLALRLTDAGRRLRDQAERVPEQVVASLGVEVDDLVRLHAELSTLIQRISPGPAAPARAQVVAAAGAVRDAD, encoded by the coding sequence ATGGATGCCGCCGCCACCGTCGATGAGGTCGACCCGCTCGCGCTCGACCGCCAGCTCTGCTTCGCGCTCGCCGTCGCCTCCCGGCTCGTGATCGGCACGTACAAGCCGATCCTCGAGCCTATGGGGCTCACGCATCCGCAGTACCTCGTGATGCTCGCCCTGTGGGAGCACGAGCCGCTCGCGCTCTCCGAGATCGCCGCGCTCGTGCGCCTCGAGCCCGCGACCCTGTCACCGCTCGTCAAGCGACTCGAGGCCGCCGGGCTCGTGACCCGCGAGCGCTCGCCGCACGACGAGCGGCAGCTCGCACTGCGGCTCACCGACGCCGGCCGCCGCCTGCGCGACCAGGCCGAACGCGTGCCCGAGCAGGTCGTCGCCTCGCTCGGCGTCGAGGTCGACGACCTCGTGCGGCTGCACGCCGAACTCTCCACGCTGATCCAGCGCATCAGCCCCGGCCCGGCCGCCCCGGCTCGGGCCCAGGTCGTCGCGGCCGCCGGTGCCGTGCGAGACGCCGACTAG
- a CDS encoding carbohydrate ABC transporter permease, protein MMIATTAAPSRPAPDLPEGPSRVPGLPPREPADHRRSRNRRSAGRPGASLAVNGILLLGVAYMVLPLLWLLFAVTKDAKGLYGSSAFSPGGAFVENLQQLMTQDGGIFWRWLGNSVLYAGIGALVCGFVALMAGYAFDKFSFRGKNGLYGFVLVGVLIPNTATVIPLYLLAASVGATNTIWAVLIPAFCNPFSVYLARVFSAGYLPDETLEAARVDGAGPIRSFFSIGLPMLVPGFVTIVLFQFVAIWNNFMLPLIMLQDRDLFPSSVGIALWQSQVQQNPEFSTLVIAGSFVSILPLVLAFIGLQRFWRSGLSAGSVK, encoded by the coding sequence ATGATGATCGCGACCACCGCCGCGCCGTCGCGGCCCGCGCCCGACCTCCCCGAGGGCCCGTCCCGCGTGCCCGGACTCCCGCCGCGCGAGCCGGCCGACCACCGTCGCAGCCGCAACCGCCGCTCGGCCGGTCGCCCCGGGGCGAGCCTCGCCGTGAACGGCATCCTGCTCCTCGGCGTCGCCTACATGGTGCTGCCGTTGCTCTGGCTCCTCTTCGCGGTCACGAAGGACGCGAAGGGGCTCTACGGCTCGAGCGCGTTCTCGCCGGGCGGGGCGTTCGTCGAGAACCTCCAGCAGCTGATGACCCAGGACGGCGGCATCTTCTGGCGCTGGCTCGGCAACAGCGTGCTCTACGCCGGCATCGGCGCGCTCGTCTGCGGCTTCGTGGCCCTCATGGCGGGCTACGCGTTCGACAAGTTCAGCTTCCGCGGCAAGAACGGGCTCTACGGGTTCGTGCTCGTCGGCGTGCTCATCCCGAACACCGCGACCGTCATCCCGCTCTACCTGCTCGCCGCATCCGTCGGCGCGACGAACACGATCTGGGCCGTGCTCATCCCGGCGTTCTGCAACCCGTTCAGCGTCTACCTGGCGCGCGTGTTCAGCGCCGGATACCTGCCAGACGAGACCCTCGAGGCCGCCCGCGTCGACGGGGCCGGGCCGATCCGCAGCTTCTTCAGCATCGGCCTGCCCATGCTCGTGCCGGGCTTCGTCACGATCGTGCTCTTCCAGTTCGTGGCGATCTGGAACAACTTCATGCTGCCGCTCATCATGCTGCAGGACCGCGACCTCTTCCCGTCGAGCGTGGGCATCGCGCTCTGGCAGAGCCAGGTGCAGCAGAACCCCGAATTCTCGACCCTCGTGATCGCGGGCTCCTTCGTGTCGATCCTGCCGCTGGTGCTCGCCTTCATCGGCCTGCAGCGCTTCTGGCGCTCCGGCCTGTCCGCCGGGAGCGTCAAGTGA
- a CDS encoding TetR/AcrR family transcriptional regulator produces the protein MSEHRRGPVRSEAARIAILEATARLFETRGYDQLTMEGIAAEAHVGKQTIYRWWPSKSAVVADCMVEGLLLREYMSPPDTGDLRVDLTAWVDGILTFLEHGGASLVKSLVAAAIDQPSIGDRLGEALGINHLLNARLESAIDAGQFSPTRPTQSFARALVGAIVLLALADGPAEPGAAGQLVDAVLG, from the coding sequence GTGTCCGAGCATCGCCGTGGTCCGGTCCGCAGCGAAGCCGCGCGGATCGCCATTCTCGAGGCCACCGCCCGCCTGTTCGAGACCCGCGGCTACGACCAGCTCACCATGGAGGGCATCGCCGCCGAGGCCCACGTGGGCAAGCAGACCATCTACCGCTGGTGGCCCTCGAAGAGCGCGGTCGTCGCCGACTGCATGGTCGAGGGCCTGCTGCTCCGCGAGTACATGTCGCCGCCCGACACGGGCGACCTGCGCGTCGATCTCACGGCCTGGGTCGACGGCATCCTGACCTTCCTCGAGCACGGCGGCGCCTCCCTCGTGAAGTCGCTCGTCGCGGCGGCCATCGACCAGCCGAGCATCGGCGACCGCCTCGGCGAGGCGCTCGGCATCAACCACCTGCTGAACGCGCGGCTCGAATCCGCGATCGACGCCGGTCAGTTCTCGCCGACGCGGCCCACGCAGTCGTTCGCACGCGCCCTCGTGGGCGCGATCGTGCTCCTCGCCCTGGCCGACGGACCGGCCGAGCCCGGTGCGGCCGGGCAGCTCGTCGACGCCGTGCTCGGCTGA
- the poxB gene encoding ubiquinone-dependent pyruvate dehydrogenase codes for MSQTIAELFVETLKRAGVSRVWGLPGDSLNAFTDALRRDGGIRWLHVRHEETAAFAAAADAAVTGELAVVAGSCGPGNLHFINGLFDAQRSRVPVLAIASQIPSSEIGSGYFQETHPQELFRECSVYSELVGDPSQLPWVLEIAMRTAVEQQGVAVVVVPGDVFFADAPERRPGAPIRAASPRIVPSPDELAEAAGVLNAAASVTILAGAGVAGAHDEVLALAERLQAPIVHAFRGKEHIEYDNPYDVGMTGLLGFASGYRAMEKCDALLILGSDFPYRQFYPSKAKIVQVDVRGEQLGRRTPIDVGLVGDARETATALLPLIADGRSPKHLESSLKHYEKTRKELDGLANDDGKEPIHPEYVAKLIDRLADSDAIFTADVGSPVVWTARYLHLTRDRRLIGSFTHGSMANAMPHALGAQGAAPGRQVIALAGDGGLSMLMGDLLSIRQNDLPIKIVVFNNSSLNFVEVEMKAAGIVNFGTELVNPDFAAVAESVGITGIRVERGADLEAALTRAFAEPGAALVDVVVARQELSIPPSITAAQTKGFALYAMRTVLSGRGDELLDLADTNVWRRIFG; via the coding sequence ATGTCGCAGACCATCGCCGAACTGTTCGTGGAGACGCTGAAGCGGGCGGGGGTGAGCCGGGTCTGGGGCCTGCCGGGCGATTCGCTCAACGCGTTCACCGACGCACTGCGCCGTGACGGCGGCATCCGCTGGCTGCATGTACGGCACGAGGAGACCGCGGCCTTCGCCGCTGCCGCGGATGCCGCCGTCACGGGCGAGCTCGCCGTCGTCGCGGGAAGCTGCGGGCCGGGCAACCTGCACTTCATCAACGGACTCTTCGACGCGCAGCGCAGCCGGGTGCCCGTGCTGGCGATCGCCTCGCAGATCCCGTCGTCGGAGATCGGCAGCGGCTACTTCCAGGAGACGCATCCGCAGGAGCTGTTCCGCGAGTGCAGCGTGTACAGCGAACTCGTCGGCGACCCGTCGCAGCTGCCGTGGGTGCTCGAGATCGCGATGCGCACGGCCGTCGAGCAGCAGGGCGTGGCCGTCGTGGTCGTTCCCGGAGACGTGTTCTTCGCCGACGCGCCCGAGCGCCGGCCCGGCGCCCCCATCCGCGCCGCCAGCCCGCGGATCGTGCCCTCCCCCGACGAACTCGCCGAAGCCGCCGGGGTGCTGAACGCCGCGGCATCCGTCACCATCCTCGCGGGAGCGGGCGTGGCCGGCGCGCACGACGAGGTGCTCGCGCTCGCCGAACGCCTGCAGGCGCCCATCGTGCACGCGTTCCGCGGCAAGGAGCACATCGAGTACGACAACCCCTACGACGTCGGCATGACCGGGCTGCTCGGCTTCGCGTCGGGGTATCGCGCCATGGAGAAGTGCGACGCGCTGCTCATTCTCGGCAGCGATTTTCCGTACCGCCAGTTCTACCCGTCGAAGGCGAAGATCGTGCAGGTCGACGTGCGCGGCGAACAGCTCGGGCGCCGCACGCCCATAGACGTCGGGCTCGTCGGCGACGCGCGCGAGACGGCGACCGCCCTGCTGCCGCTCATCGCCGACGGGCGCAGCCCCAAGCACCTCGAGTCGAGCCTGAAGCACTACGAGAAGACGCGGAAGGAACTCGACGGACTCGCGAACGACGACGGCAAGGAGCCGATCCACCCCGAGTACGTCGCGAAGCTCATCGACCGGCTGGCCGACTCCGATGCGATCTTCACGGCGGATGTCGGTTCGCCCGTCGTCTGGACGGCGAGGTACCTGCACCTGACGCGCGACCGCCGACTGATCGGCTCCTTCACGCACGGGTCGATGGCCAACGCGATGCCGCACGCGCTCGGCGCGCAAGGCGCGGCCCCCGGACGCCAGGTCATCGCGCTCGCCGGCGACGGCGGCCTCTCGATGCTCATGGGCGACCTGCTCTCGATCCGGCAGAACGACCTGCCCATCAAGATCGTCGTCTTCAACAACTCGTCGCTGAACTTCGTCGAGGTCGAGATGAAGGCGGCCGGCATCGTGAACTTCGGCACGGAGCTCGTGAACCCCGACTTCGCCGCGGTCGCCGAGTCGGTCGGCATCACGGGCATCCGGGTCGAGCGCGGGGCCGACCTCGAGGCCGCGCTGACCCGCGCGTTCGCCGAGCCGGGCGCCGCGCTCGTCGACGTGGTCGTCGCGCGCCAGGAGCTCTCGATCCCGCCGTCGATCACGGCCGCGCAGACGAAGGGGTTCGCGCTCTACGCCATGCGCACCGTCTTGTCGGGCCGCGGCGACGAGTTGCTCGACCTCGCCGACACGAACGTGTGGCGGCGTATCTTCGGCTAG
- a CDS encoding ThuA domain-containing protein has product MPDAVILSGGGRYADPWHPFAETSDALAELVRGAGLTVEIDDDPDAALAALGDDVRLLVVNAGDPGDAPAPSQAAAAASALDRALERGIGLLAMHAAAASLRAYPAYERLLGGRWVRDVSWHPPFGEARVHVVGDHAVAEGLADFTVLDERYTGLQVLGEIEPIAEHEEGGSRHPLVWARRVGRSRLVYDALGHDARSYDSVEHRALIAGALRWLTAVDAP; this is encoded by the coding sequence ATGCCCGACGCCGTCATCCTCAGCGGGGGCGGCCGCTACGCCGACCCGTGGCATCCGTTCGCCGAGACGAGCGACGCGCTCGCCGAACTCGTGCGCGGGGCCGGGCTCACGGTCGAGATCGACGACGATCCGGATGCCGCGCTCGCGGCGCTCGGCGACGACGTGCGTCTCCTCGTGGTGAACGCGGGCGACCCCGGCGATGCGCCTGCGCCCTCGCAGGCCGCCGCCGCGGCATCCGCCCTCGACCGGGCACTGGAACGGGGGATCGGCCTGCTCGCGATGCACGCCGCGGCGGCGAGCCTGCGGGCGTACCCCGCGTACGAACGGCTGCTCGGCGGTCGGTGGGTTCGGGATGTCTCGTGGCATCCGCCGTTCGGCGAGGCACGGGTGCACGTCGTGGGCGACCACGCCGTCGCCGAGGGGCTCGCCGACTTCACCGTGCTCGACGAGCGGTACACGGGCCTGCAGGTGCTCGGCGAGATCGAGCCGATCGCCGAGCACGAGGAGGGCGGCTCGCGGCATCCGCTCGTCTGGGCGCGCCGGGTCGGCCGGTCGAGGCTCGTCTACGACGCGCTCGGGCACGATGCCCGGTCGTACGATTCGGTCGAGCACCGTGCGCTCATCGCCGGCGCGCTCCGGTGGCTCACCGCGGTCGACGCGCCCTGA